From one Lolium rigidum isolate FL_2022 chromosome 4, APGP_CSIRO_Lrig_0.1, whole genome shotgun sequence genomic stretch:
- the LOC124649070 gene encoding NADP-dependent malic enzyme, chloroplastic-like isoform X2, which yields MVGGGVSDVYGEDRATEEQLITPWSFSVASGHSLLRDPRHNKGLAFSEKERDAHYLRGLLPPAIFSQEHQEKKIMHNLRQYTVPLQRYIAMMDLQERNERLFYKLLIDNVEELLPVVYTPVVGEACQKYGSIYRRPQGLYISLKDKGKVLEVLKNWPERSIQVIVVTDGERILGLGDLGCQGMGIPVGKLSLYTALGGVRPSACLPITIDVGTNNQTLLDDEYYIGLKQRRATGEEYHELLQEFMTAVKQNYGEKVLVQFEDFANHNAFDLLAKYSKSHLVFNDDIQGTASVVLAGLLAALKVIGGGLADQTYLFLGAGEAGTGIAELIALEMSKHTELPIDDCRKKIWLVDSKGLLVESRKESLQHFKKPFAHEHEPLTTLLEAVQSIKPTVLIGTSGVGKTFTQEVVEAMASFNEKPVIFSLSNPTSHSECTAEEAYTWTKGTAVFASGSPFDPVEYEGKTYVPGQSNNAYVFPGFGLGVVISGAIRVHDDMLLAASEALAEQVSQENFDKGLIFPPFTNIRKISAEIAARVAAKAYDLGLASRLPRPDDLVKYAESCMYTPLYRSYR from the exons CGAGGACAGGGCCACCGAGGAGCAGCTCATCACGCCATGGTCATTCTCCGTCGCCAG CGGGCACTCGCTGCTGAGGGACCCCCGGCACAACAAGGGGCTGGCCTTCTCGGAGAAGGAGCGCGACGCGCACTACCTGCGGGGCCTCCTCCCGCCGGCGATCTTCTCCCAGGAACACCAGGAGAAGAAGATCATGCACAACCTACGCCAGTACACCGTGCCGCTACAGCGCTACATCGCCATGATGGACCTCCAGGAGAGGAACGAGAGGCTCTTCTACAAGCTCCTCATCGACAACGTTGAGGAGCTGCTCCCCGTCGTCTACACGCCCGTGGTCGGAGAGGCGTGCCAGAAGTACGGCAGCATCTACCGGCGCCCGCAGGGGCTCTACATCAGCCTCAAGGACAA GGGCAAGGTCCTTGAGGTGCTCAAGAACTGGCCTGAGAGGAGCATCCAGGTCATCGTCGTCACCGATGGCGAGCGCATTCTGGGGCTCGGAGATCTGGGTTGCCAGGGAATGGGGATTCCTGTTGGCAAGCTGTCCCTCTACACCGCCCTCGGAGGAGTCCGTCCATCTGCT TGCCTGCCAATCACGATTGATGTCGGCACCAACAACCAGACACTGCTCGATGACGAGTACTACATCGGGCTCAAGCAACGCCGTGCTACTGGCGAG GAATACCATGAGCTTCTGCAGGAGTTCATGACTGCTGTCAAGCAGAACTACGGTGAGAAGGTCCTTGTTCAGTTCGAGGACTTTGCCAACCACAATGCTTTCGACCTACTCGCCAAGTACAGCAAGAGCCATCTCGTCTTCAATGACGATATCCAG GGCACGGCATCAGTTGTCCTGGCAGGTCTCTTGGCGGCGCTGAAGGTGATCGGCGGAGGCCTCGCAGACCAGACTTACCTCTTCCTTGGTGCTGGAGAGGCCGGCACTGGCATTGCAGAGCTTATTGCTCTTGAGATGTCGAAACAT ACGGAACTCCCAATCGATGACTGCCGCAAGAAGATCTGGCTGGTGGACTCTAAG GGACTGCTGGTGGAGTCGAGAAAAGAGTCTCTCCAGCACTTCAAGAAGCCATTCGCTCACGAGCATGAGCCCCTGACGACCCTGCTGGAGGCCGTCCAGTCCATTAAGCCAACCGTGCTGATCGGAACCTCGGGCGTCGGGAAGACCTTCACCCAGGAGGTGGTCGAAGCCATGGCCTCCTTCAACGAG AAACCTGTCATCTTCTCGCTGTCGAACCCGACGTCGCACTCGGAgtgcacggcggaggaggcctaCACCTGGACCAAGGGCACGGCGGTGTTCGCGTCCGGGAGCCCCTTCGACCCCGTGGAGTACGAGGGAAAGACGTACGTGCCCGGGCAGTCGAACAACGCCTACGTGTTCCCGGGGTTCGGCCTCGGAGTCGTCATCTCCGGCGCCATCCGCGTCCACGACGACATGCTCCTCGCCGCGTCGGAGGCGCTGGCGGAGCAGGTGAGCCAGGAGAACTTCGACAAGGGCCTCATCTTCCCGCCCTTCACCAACATCCGCAAGATCTCCGCCGAGATCGCCGCCAGGGTCGCCGCCAAGGCGTACGACCTCGGCCTGGCCAGCAGGCTGCCGCGGCCGGACGACCTGGTCAAGTACGCCGAGAGCTGCATGTACACCCCGCTCTACCGCAGCTACCGGTAA
- the LOC124649070 gene encoding NADP-dependent malic enzyme, chloroplastic-like isoform X1 encodes MELESAAKHEEDGVPQGASACRADGSGVHSLRGHSLLRDPRHNKGLAFSEKERDAHYLRGLLPPAIFSQEHQEKKIMHNLRQYTVPLQRYIAMMDLQERNERLFYKLLIDNVEELLPVVYTPVVGEACQKYGSIYRRPQGLYISLKDKGKVLEVLKNWPERSIQVIVVTDGERILGLGDLGCQGMGIPVGKLSLYTALGGVRPSACLPITIDVGTNNQTLLDDEYYIGLKQRRATGEEYHELLQEFMTAVKQNYGEKVLVQFEDFANHNAFDLLAKYSKSHLVFNDDIQGTASVVLAGLLAALKVIGGGLADQTYLFLGAGEAGTGIAELIALEMSKHTELPIDDCRKKIWLVDSKGLLVESRKESLQHFKKPFAHEHEPLTTLLEAVQSIKPTVLIGTSGVGKTFTQEVVEAMASFNEKPVIFSLSNPTSHSECTAEEAYTWTKGTAVFASGSPFDPVEYEGKTYVPGQSNNAYVFPGFGLGVVISGAIRVHDDMLLAASEALAEQVSQENFDKGLIFPPFTNIRKISAEIAARVAAKAYDLGLASRLPRPDDLVKYAESCMYTPLYRSYR; translated from the exons CGGGCACTCGCTGCTGAGGGACCCCCGGCACAACAAGGGGCTGGCCTTCTCGGAGAAGGAGCGCGACGCGCACTACCTGCGGGGCCTCCTCCCGCCGGCGATCTTCTCCCAGGAACACCAGGAGAAGAAGATCATGCACAACCTACGCCAGTACACCGTGCCGCTACAGCGCTACATCGCCATGATGGACCTCCAGGAGAGGAACGAGAGGCTCTTCTACAAGCTCCTCATCGACAACGTTGAGGAGCTGCTCCCCGTCGTCTACACGCCCGTGGTCGGAGAGGCGTGCCAGAAGTACGGCAGCATCTACCGGCGCCCGCAGGGGCTCTACATCAGCCTCAAGGACAA GGGCAAGGTCCTTGAGGTGCTCAAGAACTGGCCTGAGAGGAGCATCCAGGTCATCGTCGTCACCGATGGCGAGCGCATTCTGGGGCTCGGAGATCTGGGTTGCCAGGGAATGGGGATTCCTGTTGGCAAGCTGTCCCTCTACACCGCCCTCGGAGGAGTCCGTCCATCTGCT TGCCTGCCAATCACGATTGATGTCGGCACCAACAACCAGACACTGCTCGATGACGAGTACTACATCGGGCTCAAGCAACGCCGTGCTACTGGCGAG GAATACCATGAGCTTCTGCAGGAGTTCATGACTGCTGTCAAGCAGAACTACGGTGAGAAGGTCCTTGTTCAGTTCGAGGACTTTGCCAACCACAATGCTTTCGACCTACTCGCCAAGTACAGCAAGAGCCATCTCGTCTTCAATGACGATATCCAG GGCACGGCATCAGTTGTCCTGGCAGGTCTCTTGGCGGCGCTGAAGGTGATCGGCGGAGGCCTCGCAGACCAGACTTACCTCTTCCTTGGTGCTGGAGAGGCCGGCACTGGCATTGCAGAGCTTATTGCTCTTGAGATGTCGAAACAT ACGGAACTCCCAATCGATGACTGCCGCAAGAAGATCTGGCTGGTGGACTCTAAG GGACTGCTGGTGGAGTCGAGAAAAGAGTCTCTCCAGCACTTCAAGAAGCCATTCGCTCACGAGCATGAGCCCCTGACGACCCTGCTGGAGGCCGTCCAGTCCATTAAGCCAACCGTGCTGATCGGAACCTCGGGCGTCGGGAAGACCTTCACCCAGGAGGTGGTCGAAGCCATGGCCTCCTTCAACGAG AAACCTGTCATCTTCTCGCTGTCGAACCCGACGTCGCACTCGGAgtgcacggcggaggaggcctaCACCTGGACCAAGGGCACGGCGGTGTTCGCGTCCGGGAGCCCCTTCGACCCCGTGGAGTACGAGGGAAAGACGTACGTGCCCGGGCAGTCGAACAACGCCTACGTGTTCCCGGGGTTCGGCCTCGGAGTCGTCATCTCCGGCGCCATCCGCGTCCACGACGACATGCTCCTCGCCGCGTCGGAGGCGCTGGCGGAGCAGGTGAGCCAGGAGAACTTCGACAAGGGCCTCATCTTCCCGCCCTTCACCAACATCCGCAAGATCTCCGCCGAGATCGCCGCCAGGGTCGCCGCCAAGGCGTACGACCTCGGCCTGGCCAGCAGGCTGCCGCGGCCGGACGACCTGGTCAAGTACGCCGAGAGCTGCATGTACACCCCGCTCTACCGCAGCTACCGGTAA